From the Odocoileus virginianus isolate 20LAN1187 ecotype Illinois unplaced genomic scaffold, Ovbor_1.2 Unplaced_Contig_3, whole genome shotgun sequence genome, the window TAGAGTTCAGAGGTGACCCTCAGAAGAATCGTGTCACCACCCCAAGCCTGGTGGTGTGTCATTCTTGAGGGAAGGTGGTACTCAGTCATCATATTGCAAGAGTCTGCAGCTGCTCTGGTTGTTCTCTtagccttcttcttcttttttgggggggctgccctgggtcttcattgcagcatgcagaccTTTTCTAGCTGCAGCCCACGggtttctcttgctgcggagcacagATTCGAGCGTGGTAGTTGTGACGTccgggtttagttgccccaaggcctgtgggatcttagttgcctgaccaaggattggaacctgagtcccctgctttaaaaggtggattcttaaccactggaccagcagagaagtccctgttGTGTCAGGCTTGTCTCCCTAATTCGATTTGTGAGTATTCAGCAGAGGTGTTCTTCTCTTCTTGGCCCTGGCAGACTGCCATCTACGGTGAGGTGTGTGGAGACAGTAGATTGTACTAATGGGAGAAAGACTGTGGGCTCCTTGAGGGCAGCCTGGATGCTGACTGTTAAGATCTTCATTGGCTCCTGGGCACGTGCATGTACTATGTACTTGTTGAGCAAATGAGTGCAGAGATGTGGACACTTTTATCTGAGGAGCACAGGCTGTCATTCATTTGGGTTCCGCTAGCCGGACTGTGTTTAGAAGAAAGATCTCTTCTCGTTGTTTACAGAATGAATCTGgagtgggaaaggaaatggcaacccactccggtgttcttgcctgggaaatcccatggagagaggagcccggtgggctacagtccatggggtcccgtaAGAGTCGGGCACGATCTAGGGCAGGAGCACCGAGACTTTAAAGATGTTGGTGGTAGGTTGGGTTCACGTGGGCTGGGAAGCCAGCTCCAGTGTTCTCTTGAAAACGGTAGGTAGGAGACTCTTGAGTGGAAGTAAAGGTAACTGTACTTTCTCTCCCCTTCTTGTCTGTGTTTTTATCCTTCAGATTCACCCAAACCACCAGTCGCCCCCAAGCCGAAGGCTGCCAGTTCCCTCACGCCACAGACACCACCCAAATTCTGCTCCTCATCACTCCGGCCTGAAAGCCTTCACAGCCCCAACTCCTCCATGTCCAGGGGGCCGAAACCCCCTATCGCCCCCAAGCCCCGGCTGGCCACCCCCAGCGAGTGGAGGGCCAGCGTCTACGTGATCAACAGCTTGAACAAATGCAGCAACGGGAAGCTGCCCTGCGTAGACAGGGGCCTCTGCGAAGAGCGCCGGTCCACCCCGGAATGCTCCGAGTCCGAGGCCGACGAGGATTACATCCTGGCTCCCAGGGCTCCGGCGGGAGAGGACGGAGCCAAGCATGCGGGCTGCGTGGAGAGCACAGTCACGGGGCCTCCGGAGGCcggcgaggaggaggaggagggccagGAGCGGGGCGAGGGGTGCGGGCCGGCGGGGCCCATGGGGCCCACGGCTGCAGAGACCTGGGCGGTGCTGAGTGGACAGGCTGACCGAGACGTCGCCCCCGCCCCCAAGGACGCGGAGGGGGCAGACTGTGCCGGGGCCGCGGGGACGGAGGACCAGACGTTCACGagtgaggagaaggaggagaagctgGCGGAAGAACACAGCGCCTGCAGCCAGGAGGACGGGGCGCTTGGAGACGGAGGGGCGGAGTCTCCGAGCGATGGCATCCCAGCGCACCTCGAGGTCGTGGGGGATGCAGCGGCCGTCGGCGAGGAGGAGCCCGGGGCCCCTGGGACCCCCGAGGAGGCTGATGCAGAACCGGACCGCGGTGTGGACGAGGGGGAGAATGCCGGCGAGGAGCCCCCAGAGGACGAGGGGTCGGCCACGGGTGTCCCCGAGGCCGAGGTGGCCAGAGACGACCCTGACGTCTCCCGGGAGGCGTGTGAAGATGCCGCGGGTGATGGCGGCCAGCACGGCGGGCAGGATGAGCCGGCTGGCCCGAATGAGAACGCTGACCCGGCAGAAGCGGAGGTGGGGGAGGACCCCCGGGAGGGCGAGGACCCGGTGCAGGATGAAGCGGCCGAGGACAGCTGCCACATCATCCCGTTTGAGAGCGACAGCGTGGACGACCTCGTGCCTCCTCTCTCGGCCCGTCCCTACGAGCTCTTCCCCACCGAGAGCACCTCTTTCTGTAGCGAGAGCTACCCTCCTTATTCCGAGTCCGCACAGGAGCCGGGGCCGGGAGAACGCGCGGAGCGGGACCCCGAGGCCGGGCAGGGGCGTGAGCGGCGGGGCTCCGCGCAGGGTGGCGCCGGGGAGGAGGACCCCCCTGTGCCGGACGTGCTGGTCCTGCCCGAGGACGAGGATGCCAACCCCTACGAGATGGGAGTCGGCCTGCCCTGCGGGGCGGACCCTGGGGAGGCGGAGACACCCGGAGCGCAGGCCGCCTCGGAGGAGCTGAGTCCCGACGCGGAGGGCGGCCTGCTCCCCATCGACAGGAAGAACGTCATGGCGAGGGCCAGGCCCCACTCCGGGAAGGTGGCTGGCTACGTCCCAGAAACGGTCCCGGAAGAAATGGGGCCGGAAGCTGGCTCAGCGGAGGCGAGGAAGACAGTCCTGTCGCTGGAAGGGAAGCCGCTGGATGTCGGCAGGGCCCTGCCTGCAAAGCCCAGAGCCTTCACGCTGTATCCGCGATCATTCTCCGTGGAGGGCCGGGAGATCCCCGTGTCCCTGTATCGGGAGCCCGAGGCGTGCGGCCTCGACGGCCACGGCATCAAGAGGAAGGAAGACAACTTGTCCCTGCCCTGTGTCATCGGCTCCTCCGGCAGCTTCTCCCAGAGGAGCCACCTGCCGTCCAGCGGCACCTCCACCCCGTCGTCCATGGTAGACATCCCACCCCCGTTCGACCTGGCCTGCATCACCAAGAAGCCCATCACCAAGAGCTCCCCCTCGCTCCTGGTGGAGAGCGAGCCCCCGGacaagcagaagaaaaagaagtcgTCCTTCAAGCGGTTCCTGGCGCTGACGTTCAAGAAGAAGACGGAGAGCAAGGTGCACGTGGACGTCAACGTGTCCTCGTCCAGGTCGTCCTCAGAGTCCAGCTACCACGGGCCGGCCCGGCTCCTGGAGATGGACCGCAGGAGCCTCAGCAACTCGCCGCAGCTCCGGGCGCGGACGGGCAAGCTCCGGGCTTGCGACTCGCCCTCGTCGCTCATCTTCTGCCGGGAGGGCAAGAGGAAGGGGGTCCCCTTCAGCAGGACGGTGTCCCGGGTGGAGTCCTTCGAGGACCGCTCGCGCCCCCCCTTCCTGCCGCTGCCCCTCACCAAGCCGCGCTCCATCTCGTTCCCCAACGCCGACACCTCGGACTACGAGAACATCCCGGCCATGAACTCGGACTACGAGAACATCCAGATCCCGCCCCGGAGGCCCGCGCGGGTCGGGACTTTTACCAAGCTGTTTGAAGACCAGAGCCGGGCCCTGTCCACGGCCAACGAGAACGACGGCTACGTGGACATGAGCAGCTTCAATGCCTTCGAGAGCAAGCCGCAGAGCGCCGACCCGGAGGCG encodes:
- the FGD5 gene encoding FYVE, RhoGEF and PH domain-containing protein 5 isoform X2, translated to MNRADSPKPPVAPKPKAASSLTPQTPPKFCSSSLRPESLHSPNSSMSRGPKPPIAPKPRLATPSEWRASVYVINSLNKCSNGKLPCVDRGLCEERRSTPECSESEADEDYILAPRAPAGEDGAKHAGCVESTVTGPPEAGEEEEEGQERGEGCGPAGPMGPTAAETWAVLSGQADRDVAPAPKDAEGADCAGAAGTEDQTFTSEEKEEKLAEEHSACSQEDGALGDGGAESPSDGIPAHLEVVGDAAAVGEEEPGAPGTPEEADAEPDRGVDEGENAGEEPPEDEGSATGVPEAEVARDDPDVSREACEDAAGDGGQHGGQDEPAGPNENADPAEAEVGEDPREGEDPVQDEAAEDSCHIIPFESDSVDDLVPPLSARPYELFPTESTSFCSESYPPYSESAQEPGPGERAERDPEAGQGRERRGSAQGGAGEEDPPVPDVLVLPEDEDANPYEMGVGLPCGADPGEAETPGAQAASEELSPDAEGGLLPIDRKNVMARARPHSGKVAGYVPETVPEEMGPEAGSAEARKTVLSLEGKPLDVGRALPAKPRAFTLYPRSFSVEGREIPVSLYREPEACGLDGHGIKRKEDNLSLPCVIGSSGSFSQRSHLPSSGTSTPSSMVDIPPPFDLACITKKPITKSSPSLLVESEPPDKQKKKKSSFKRFLALTFKKKTESKVHVDVNVSSSRSSSESSYHGPARLLEMDRRSLSNSPQLRARTGKLRACDSPSSLIFCREGKRKGVPFSRTVSRVESFEDRSRPPFLPLPLTKPRSISFPNADTSDYENIPAMNSDYENIQIPPRRPARVGTFTKLFEDQSRALSTANENDGYVDMSSFNAFESKPQSADPEAESAYTEPYKVCPISTAAPKEDLTSDEEHGSSEEEEDSAARDPSLTHKVEGQSRAHVIAQELLSSEKAYVEMLQHLYLDFHGAVVRALDETDYEGKDPVAREELRRGLSELPAIRDLHQGILEELEERLAQWEGQQKVADVFLAREQEFEHHAAHILQFDRYLSLLSENCLHAPRLAAAVREFESQQGGGQNVKHQLLRVVRRLFQYQVLLTDYLNNLCPDSAEYDDTQGALTLISKVTDRANDSMEQGENLQKLVHIEHSVRGQGDLLQPGREFLKEGTLMKVTGKNRRPRHLFLMSDVLLYTYPQKDGKYRLKSALAVASMKVSRPVMEKVPYALKIETPESCLTLSASSCAERDEWHSCVSRALPEDYKAQALAAFQHSVEIRERLGVSLGERPPTLVPVTHVMMCMNCGCDFSLTLRRHHCHACGKIVCRNCSRNKYPLKYLKDRMAKVCDGCYGELKKRGGDAPGLMRERPLSMSFPLSSARFSSSAFSSVFHSINPSAFRKQRKVPSALTEVAASGEGSAISGYLSRCKKGKRHWKKLWFVIQGKVLYTYAAREDTVALESMPLLGFTIAPGKEEGSSEAGPTFHLYHKKTLFYSFKAEDSNSAQRWIEAMEDASVL
- the FGD5 gene encoding FYVE, RhoGEF and PH domain-containing protein 5 isoform X1; this encodes MNRADSPKPPVAPKPKAASSLTPQTPPKFCSSSLRPESLHSPNSSMSRGPKPPIAPKPRLATPSEWRASVYVINSLNKCSNGKLPCVDRGLCEERRSTPECSESEADEDYILAPRAPAGEDGAKHAGCVESTVTGPPEAGEEEEEGQERGEGCGPAGPMGPTAAETWAVLSGQADRDVAPAPKDAEGADCAGAAGTEDQTFTSEEKEEKLAEEHSACSQEDGALGDGGAESPSDGIPAHLEVVGDAAAVGEEEPGAPGTPEEADAEPDRGVDEGENAGEEPPEDEGSATGVPEAEVARDDPDVSREACEDAAGDGGQHGGQDEPAGPNENADPAEAEVGEDPREGEDPVQDEAAEDSCHIIPFESDSVDDLVPPLSARPYELFPTESTSFCSESYPPYSESAQEPGPGERAERDPEAGQGRERRGSAQGGAGEEDPPVPDVLVLPEDEDANPYEMGVGLPCGADPGEAETPGAQAASEELSPDAEGGLLPIDRKNVMARARPHSGKVAGYVPETVPEEMGPEAGSAEARKTVLSLEGKPLDVGRALPAKPRAFTLYPRSFSVEGREIPVSLYREPEACGLDGHGIKRKEDNLSLPCVIGSSGSFSQRSHLPSSGTSTPSSMVDIPPPFDLACITKKPITKSSPSLLVESEPPDKQKKKKSSFKRFLALTFKKKTESKVHVDVNVSSSRSSSESSYHGPARLLEMDRRSLSNSPQLRARTGKLRACDSPSSLIFCREGKRKGVPFSRTVSRVESFEDRSRPPFLPLPLTKPRSISFPNADTSDYENIPAMNSDYENIQIPPRRPARVGTFTKLFEDQSRALSTANENDGYVDMSSFNAFESKPQSADPEAESAYTEPYKVCPISTAAPKEDLTSDEEHGSSEEEEDSAARDPSLTHKVEGQSRAHVIAQELLSSEKAYVEMLQHLYLDFHGAVVRALDETDYEGKDPVAREELRRGLSELPAIRDLHQGILEELEERLAQWEGQQKVADVFLAREQEFEHHAAHILQFDRYLSLLSENCLHAPRLAAAVREFEQSQQGGGQNVKHQLLRVVRRLFQYQVLLTDYLNNLCPDSAEYDDTQGALTLISKVTDRANDSMEQGENLQKLVHIEHSVRGQGDLLQPGREFLKEGTLMKVTGKNRRPRHLFLMSDVLLYTYPQKDGKYRLKSALAVASMKVSRPVMEKVPYALKIETPESCLTLSASSCAERDEWHSCVSRALPEDYKAQALAAFQHSVEIRERLGVSLGERPPTLVPVTHVMMCMNCGCDFSLTLRRHHCHACGKIVCRNCSRNKYPLKYLKDRMAKVCDGCYGELKKRGGDAPGLMRERPLSMSFPLSSARFSSSAFSSVFHSINPSAFRKQRKVPSALTEVAASGEGSAISGYLSRCKKGKRHWKKLWFVIQGKVLYTYAAREDTVALESMPLLGFTIAPGKEEGSSEAGPTFHLYHKKTLFYSFKAEDSNSAQRWIEAMEDASVL